Proteins encoded by one window of Methanobacterium sp. CWC-01:
- a CDS encoding NTP transferase domain-containing protein: protein MNPISAIITAAGKNRRMRQDLKDRGIPYGHKLLLEIDGERVLTRTVRNVLDVGVGECLVVLGHYQEELLPVLDDVDDERLKIIVNPDRDVELSQTLLNGVLNAVTDYCLCVAADQPTVTTSTLKNLVDTLFNSAEPENTISILARRSVGQLESAKGLGMPFACHRNILMRFLPRDADNLNPILGKMIRECVKFYGVPHQDEVELLNINRYDDYLKVLELLKKE from the coding sequence TTGAATCCCATCTCTGCCATAATAACTGCTGCCGGCAAAAACCGCAGGATGAGGCAGGATTTAAAAGATCGAGGAATACCTTATGGACATAAACTCCTCCTGGAGATTGATGGCGAGAGAGTTTTAACCAGAACTGTTAGAAACGTTCTAGATGTCGGTGTAGGGGAGTGTCTGGTGGTTCTAGGCCATTACCAGGAGGAATTACTTCCAGTTCTAGACGATGTGGATGATGAACGGCTCAAGATAATAGTCAACCCGGATCGAGATGTGGAATTATCTCAAACTCTTCTCAACGGCGTTTTAAATGCCGTGACCGATTACTGTTTATGCGTGGCCGCCGACCAGCCCACAGTTACTACCTCGACCTTAAAAAATTTGGTGGACACTCTTTTTAACTCAGCTGAACCCGAAAACACCATATCTATCCTGGCCCGGAGGTCAGTTGGACAGTTAGAGTCTGCTAAAGGATTGGGTATGCCCTTTGCCTGCCACAGAAACATCCTAATGCGTTTCCTACCCCGCGATGCCGATAATCTCAACCCAATCCTCGGGAAGATGATCAGGGAATGTGTTAAATTCTATGGTGTTCCGCACCAGGATGAAGTGGAGCTTTTAAACATTAACCGGTATGATGACTACTTGAAGGTTTTAGAACTCCTGAAGAAAGAATAA
- a CDS encoding DUF169 domain-containing protein — MCEANGYDVISQKLKDNLGLKKSPVAIKFILRAEDLPEGVPKISENVRHCQMVQKASQGESFYATAEEQMCKGGAAALGLMEPPQKVKTGEFYYGLGRFSSIGSAKKTMDSIPKIDPIMYALVYMPLEEAKFDPDVIVILANPAQALKLSQALVYTMGGRVEADFAGIQSICADAVAGPFLRRRPNITLGCSGSRQYADIKEDEVIVGLTGENIGCVINALESMA; from the coding sequence ATGTGCGAGGCAAATGGATATGATGTTATATCCCAAAAATTAAAGGATAATCTGGGGCTAAAAAAATCTCCTGTTGCGATAAAATTCATTTTAAGGGCAGAAGATCTTCCAGAAGGAGTGCCTAAGATTTCAGAGAATGTGAGGCACTGTCAAATGGTGCAAAAAGCCAGCCAGGGCGAAAGTTTCTATGCTACTGCTGAAGAACAGATGTGTAAAGGTGGAGCAGCAGCTTTAGGACTCATGGAACCTCCGCAGAAGGTTAAAACTGGTGAATTTTATTATGGGCTGGGCAGGTTCTCCAGTATTGGTTCAGCAAAAAAGACCATGGACTCCATCCCCAAAATCGATCCTATAATGTATGCGCTGGTTTATATGCCCTTGGAAGAAGCTAAATTTGACCCTGACGTTATTGTCATTCTTGCTAATCCTGCCCAAGCTCTGAAACTATCCCAAGCCCTAGTATACACCATGGGTGGACGTGTAGAAGCAGATTTTGCAGGCATACAATCAATCTGTGCTGATGCCGTGGCAGGACCTTTCCTTCGCCGAAGACCGAACATCACCCTGGGTTGCAGTGGATCCCGCCAGTATGCTGATATAAAAGAAGATGAAGTTATTGTGGGGTTAACCGGGGAGAATATAGGTTGCGTGATCAACGCCCTGGAAAGCATGGCCTAA
- a CDS encoding geranylgeranylglyceryl/heptaprenylglyceryl phosphate synthase, whose amino-acid sequence MIVEEHVQNLLKKGKIHLTLLDPDEQTPQEALKKAKEAVAAGSHGIMLGGSITNSQDLDATAKIIRENLDTPIILFPGNTTGVSSYAHAIFFMSVLNSTNPYWIIGAQALGAPLVKRTGIQTIPMGYIIVEPGGTAGWVGDAKAIPRNKPDIAVAYALAAEFLGMRFLYLEAGSGVDKHVPAEMIGAVKKYTNHTLIVGGGIRTREDAQIVAAAGADIIVTGTVVEESSNVKDRIRNILDGINSTKI is encoded by the coding sequence ATGATAGTTGAAGAACATGTCCAAAATTTACTTAAAAAGGGCAAAATACATCTTACTTTACTCGATCCAGATGAACAAACTCCTCAGGAGGCTTTGAAAAAAGCTAAAGAAGCCGTGGCCGCTGGAAGCCACGGGATCATGCTGGGAGGTTCCATAACCAACTCCCAGGATCTGGACGCTACCGCCAAGATAATCAGGGAGAACCTGGACACTCCCATTATACTCTTTCCCGGTAATACCACCGGGGTGAGCAGTTATGCTCATGCCATTTTCTTTATGAGTGTTTTAAACTCCACCAATCCCTACTGGATAATTGGTGCCCAGGCACTTGGTGCCCCACTGGTCAAAAGAACGGGGATACAGACTATCCCCATGGGTTACATAATTGTAGAGCCAGGAGGCACAGCAGGATGGGTGGGAGACGCCAAAGCCATTCCCCGTAACAAGCCGGATATTGCCGTGGCCTATGCACTGGCTGCGGAGTTTCTGGGCATGCGATTTTTATATTTGGAAGCTGGTTCTGGAGTGGACAAACATGTGCCCGCCGAGATGATTGGCGCCGTTAAAAAGTACACCAACCACACTCTGATTGTGGGTGGGGGAATAAGAACCAGAGAGGATGCTCAAATAGTGGCTGCGGCTGGTGCTGACATCATTGTTACCGGCACTGTGGTTGAAGAGTCTTCCAACGTTAAAGATAGGATTAGAAATATTTTGGATGGAATTAATTCAACTAAGATTTGA
- a CDS encoding 50S ribosomal protein L40e — protein MARFEEAENRLFKIKICLKCNARNPPTAKTCRKCGYKGLRFKAKEPRG, from the coding sequence ATGGCTAGATTTGAAGAAGCAGAGAACAGGTTATTCAAAATCAAAATATGTCTTAAATGTAACGCTCGAAACCCGCCCACAGCAAAAACCTGCCGCAAATGCGGATATAAAGGCTTGAGATTCAAGGCCAAAGAACCACGGGGTTAA
- a CDS encoding DUF367 family protein, whose protein sequence is MKVTVYHAEQCDPKRCTTRRLDKKGYIKMVTHLNQLPKGALVLDPFATKAVSPEDREMVLKYGIAGLDCSWRRIDKSSPIFRGKKNHRSLPFLVAANPTNYGKPCILSTAEAVAATFYIVGLKNNAIQIMSSFKWGPHFLELNRELLEAYSRAESSREVVKIQNEFIGG, encoded by the coding sequence ATGAAAGTAACTGTATATCACGCTGAACAGTGCGATCCCAAACGTTGCACCACAAGACGCCTGGATAAGAAAGGCTACATAAAAATGGTCACTCACCTTAACCAACTTCCTAAGGGAGCTCTAGTATTAGATCCCTTTGCAACCAAGGCAGTTTCGCCAGAAGACAGGGAAATGGTTTTAAAATATGGTATTGCTGGTTTAGATTGTTCATGGAGGAGAATTGATAAATCTTCACCTATATTTCGCGGTAAGAAGAATCACCGATCCCTCCCATTCCTGGTGGCTGCTAATCCCACCAACTATGGCAAGCCCTGCATACTGTCCACTGCAGAGGCAGTGGCCGCAACCTTTTATATAGTGGGACTGAAAAATAATGCTATCCAGATAATGTCCTCCTTCAAGTGGGGACCTCATTTTCTAGAGCTCAATCGGGAGCTTTTAGAGGCCTATTCCCGGGCCGAATCAAGTAGGGAAGTTGTAAAGATTCAGAATGAATTTATAGGAGGCTAA
- a CDS encoding response regulator, with protein MKYKPPSVLLVEDDPQHAESIKAMLERVHEFDFVLKHCYKLQEGLKILKNDEFDVILLDLGLPDSAGFETFQSIHQQATKIPIVIFTSLFDEEIALKTLRSGAQEYLFKGEYDGQDLVTAINHSIARMKFVASND; from the coding sequence ATGAAATACAAGCCCCCAAGTGTACTTCTAGTGGAAGACGACCCCCAACATGCCGAGTCCATTAAGGCCATGTTGGAAAGGGTTCATGAATTTGATTTTGTGCTTAAACACTGTTATAAACTTCAAGAGGGGCTTAAAATTTTGAAAAATGATGAATTTGATGTAATTCTTCTGGATCTGGGTCTTCCAGATAGTGCTGGTTTTGAAACTTTTCAATCCATTCACCAACAGGCCACCAAGATTCCCATTGTAATATTCACATCCCTCTTTGATGAGGAAATCGCGCTGAAAACCCTGAGGTCCGGTGCTCAGGAATATCTATTTAAAGGAGAGTATGATGGGCAGGACCTGGTTACGGCCATAAATCATTCCATTGCCCGGATGAAATTCGTGGCGAGTAATGATTAA
- a CDS encoding flavin reductase family protein has product MKKNLGPVNCLYPMPVTIVGSITDGRVNYMPVAHVGIMNHDLQSYISVSMAKIHYTTAGVKQNKVFSVNLPSQDLVVQTDYCGLVSGHDIDKSDVFETFYGELETAPMIVECPVNMECRLYQLVDFKTHDLLIGEIISAHADESILTNGTIDMDKLKPMLFDMGRKEYFKLGESFAKCWGVGMNYKK; this is encoded by the coding sequence ATGAAAAAAAATTTAGGGCCGGTTAATTGCTTGTATCCAATGCCGGTGACTATTGTTGGTTCCATAACAGATGGAAGGGTTAATTACATGCCAGTGGCCCATGTGGGTATCATGAACCATGATTTACAGAGCTACATAAGTGTAAGTATGGCCAAAATCCACTACACCACTGCCGGTGTTAAACAAAACAAGGTCTTCAGCGTGAACCTGCCTTCCCAGGATTTAGTGGTGCAGACGGACTACTGTGGGCTGGTTTCTGGGCACGATATAGATAAATCAGACGTTTTTGAAACTTTCTACGGGGAACTGGAAACCGCTCCCATGATCGTTGAATGCCCAGTCAACATGGAGTGCCGATTATACCAGCTGGTGGACTTTAAGACTCATGACCTATTAATTGGAGAAATAATATCTGCCCATGCTGATGAATCCATCTTAACCAATGGTACTATAGACATGGATAAATTAAAACCCATGCTATTTGATATGGGCAGAAAAGAGTACTTCAAATTGGGAGAGTCCTTCGCCAAGTGTTGGGGTGTGGGAATGAATTATAAAAAATAA
- a CDS encoding VWA domain-containing protein, with product MRILKNLIFPFSAIVGQENVKKSLILNAINPSIGGVLIKGDKGTGKTTAVRALADLLPPIRVVKGCPFNCDPEDKDSLCDSCKSGDYEVEEKKMRVVELPLGATEDRVVGSINLEKALREGIKALEPGILAEANRNILYVDEINLLDDNLVDVLLDAAAYGVNVVEREGISLAHPSNFILVGTMNPAEGDLRLQLSDRIGLHISVQSLLDLEDRVQIMNRREEFEKDPTAFRKVYQEQQEHIQASIIQARHNLNKVMVPRIIMELIARISLDMGVDGHRADIAILKTAKTIAAYRGQEQVNYRHVEEAALLVLGERVHKQSCDQEQIRKKVEDAQSQMQDEKDKEKEEQSSAEERNIRQDQSQGVSVSSEESEGKAKGMQLKSNDEREETPEAEEEGVDIKKLLKMKGKKKKRLYGRSVDSKTEKGRYIKSRLPRGDSRDVAIDATLRAAALHSEGSIKVRSDDIRHKVRKHGARASIAVVVDISGSMISDRKANRVKGIMDSIIQDTNRHQDKISVIGFKGKEAEVIVPTTKRASSFQEQIDRITVGGTTPLASGMKKGLEILRKENKKGEFVPFMVILTDGMPNVGIEEGPIPDALKIAEKLQEDEILTIVINFEQTARYGRDMNMELAIASGGRYYDVQELENPGAAVNKILDFERNNLWPKA from the coding sequence GTGAGAATATTGAAAAACCTTATTTTTCCATTTTCAGCTATTGTTGGCCAGGAAAACGTAAAAAAATCACTTATACTTAATGCTATAAATCCATCCATTGGGGGGGTACTCATTAAAGGGGATAAGGGCACCGGTAAGACCACGGCTGTACGTGCCCTGGCAGACCTGTTACCGCCCATCAGGGTGGTTAAGGGATGTCCTTTTAACTGTGACCCTGAGGATAAGGATTCCTTATGCGATTCCTGTAAGTCTGGTGACTATGAGGTGGAAGAGAAGAAAATGAGAGTGGTTGAACTACCTCTGGGAGCAACTGAAGACCGGGTGGTTGGTTCCATAAACCTTGAGAAAGCTCTCCGGGAGGGAATTAAGGCTCTTGAGCCAGGAATATTGGCTGAAGCAAACCGAAATATCCTCTATGTAGATGAAATCAATCTACTGGATGATAACCTGGTGGATGTGCTCTTGGATGCCGCCGCTTATGGCGTTAATGTGGTGGAGCGGGAAGGAATCTCACTGGCCCACCCTTCCAATTTCATACTGGTGGGTACCATGAATCCTGCTGAGGGGGATCTCAGGTTACAACTATCGGACCGGATCGGCCTCCACATCTCGGTACAGAGTCTTCTGGACCTGGAGGATCGGGTGCAGATCATGAATCGTCGTGAAGAATTTGAAAAAGACCCAACTGCATTTCGAAAAGTTTATCAGGAACAACAGGAACATATACAGGCCAGCATCATCCAGGCTCGCCATAATCTGAATAAAGTTATGGTCCCCAGGATTATAATGGAATTAATTGCCAGAATATCCCTGGACATGGGGGTGGATGGGCACCGGGCAGATATAGCTATTCTGAAGACAGCAAAAACCATAGCTGCTTACCGGGGCCAGGAACAGGTTAATTACCGCCACGTGGAAGAGGCCGCCCTCCTGGTGTTGGGGGAAAGAGTTCACAAACAGTCCTGCGATCAGGAACAGATACGGAAGAAGGTGGAAGATGCCCAGTCCCAGATGCAGGATGAAAAAGATAAGGAAAAAGAAGAACAATCCAGTGCAGAAGAGCGAAACATCAGACAGGATCAGAGTCAAGGTGTCAGTGTCTCATCGGAAGAGTCCGAAGGGAAAGCTAAGGGAATGCAGCTGAAAAGTAATGATGAAAGGGAAGAAACCCCGGAAGCAGAAGAAGAGGGGGTTGATATAAAAAAATTGTTAAAGATGAAGGGTAAAAAAAAGAAACGTCTCTATGGACGGAGTGTAGACTCTAAAACAGAAAAAGGGCGCTATATCAAGAGTAGACTCCCCCGTGGGGATTCTCGCGATGTGGCCATAGATGCTACTCTTCGAGCTGCCGCCCTTCACTCGGAAGGTTCCATTAAGGTTAGAAGTGATGACATCCGCCATAAGGTCCGTAAGCACGGAGCCCGAGCATCCATCGCCGTGGTGGTGGACATCAGTGGGTCCATGATCAGCGACCGAAAGGCTAACCGGGTGAAGGGTATCATGGACAGCATTATACAGGACACCAACCGTCATCAGGACAAGATAAGTGTAATCGGATTCAAAGGGAAGGAAGCTGAGGTCATCGTGCCCACCACCAAAAGGGCTTCTTCCTTTCAGGAGCAAATTGATAGGATAACCGTGGGAGGAACAACCCCCCTGGCATCTGGAATGAAAAAAGGCTTGGAAATTCTAAGAAAAGAGAATAAAAAGGGTGAATTTGTACCCTTTATGGTTATACTCACTGATGGTATGCCCAACGTGGGAATTGAAGAGGGACCCATTCCTGATGCTTTGAAGATAGCAGAAAAACTTCAGGAAGATGAAATCTTAACCATAGTCATTAACTTTGAACAAACAGCCCGTTACGGTAGGGATATGAATATGGAACTGGCCATTGCATCCGGGGGCCGCTACTATGATGTGCAGGAGCTTGAAAATCCGGGCGCCGCTGTTAACAAGATTCTAGATTTTGAAAGAAATAATTTATGGCCTAAAGCTTAA
- a CDS encoding DUF116 domain-containing protein: protein MLFAEFYQIFGQIVFIAGILLLALLSITLILGRKLLKEDRLIFPRLLLFTIDVFYGLFKKFADKVGVDDKIVDQIGVEVRNKVNEKIFNRIKPQDKILVLPHCLRNAECEATLESSGLVCKNCNRCVIGVLKNKGEEMGYQVFIIPGSTFLKNIMEKNRFKAVLGVACYQDLNLAMNKLSKFHCQGVPLLRDGCVNTKVDSRAVLEKMGVELGEPSKRKGCTTDSYTKKTL from the coding sequence ATGTTATTTGCTGAATTTTATCAGATATTCGGACAAATAGTTTTCATTGCCGGTATCTTGCTCCTGGCCCTGTTATCTATAACCCTAATTCTGGGCCGAAAATTACTAAAGGAAGATCGTCTTATATTCCCCAGATTACTTCTTTTTACAATTGACGTATTCTACGGACTTTTCAAGAAGTTTGCCGATAAAGTGGGCGTGGATGATAAGATTGTGGATCAGATCGGGGTAGAAGTCCGCAATAAAGTAAACGAAAAGATTTTCAATCGGATAAAACCCCAAGATAAAATTTTAGTGTTACCCCACTGCCTGCGGAATGCTGAATGTGAAGCCACCCTGGAATCCTCGGGTTTGGTTTGTAAGAATTGTAATCGTTGCGTGATTGGTGTTCTTAAGAATAAAGGGGAGGAGATGGGCTATCAGGTGTTTATAATCCCGGGCTCAACTTTCCTAAAAAATATTATGGAAAAAAACCGGTTTAAGGCTGTTCTAGGTGTAGCCTGCTACCAGGACTTGAACCTGGCCATGAATAAACTCTCCAAATTCCACTGTCAAGGTGTGCCCCTTTTAAGGGACGGTTGCGTCAATACCAAAGTGGATAGCCGGGCTGTACTGGAAAAAATGGGAGTAGAACTTGGGGAACCTAGTAAGAGGAAAGGATGCACCACTGACTCCTACACCAAAAAGACCTTATGA
- a CDS encoding CPBP family intramembrane glutamic endopeptidase, with product MHLFRPDSDRENFWKLIFRIIVALVLIQIARALVMNSLWFAFGYTNNLTLFHLFNGLSLIIVGTILLLCFKPSLKDLGLDWDDIGLRNRILYLLGSIFLIFMALTPYILTVDPEMLVIGVVFGIITPLFEEMLFRGYIWGKFDKKSEKSEYNGVITGITVTLLFGIWHLGYVDVFLIHPLKVGNLTILLLSKLAIGLVLGLLVGYARLKTGKTYLSIILHGLWNVMAP from the coding sequence ATGCATCTATTCCGCCCAGATTCCGATAGAGAAAACTTCTGGAAACTTATTTTCAGGATAATCGTGGCTCTGGTATTGATCCAAATAGCCCGAGCCCTGGTAATGAACAGCTTGTGGTTTGCATTTGGATATACCAATAACCTGACTCTTTTCCATTTATTCAATGGACTAAGCTTAATTATAGTGGGAACTATACTCTTATTATGTTTTAAACCATCTCTAAAGGATCTAGGACTTGATTGGGACGATATTGGTTTAAGAAATAGAATACTCTACCTGTTAGGCAGTATATTTCTCATATTCATGGCTCTAACTCCTTACATCTTGACCGTGGATCCTGAGATGCTGGTTATCGGGGTGGTTTTTGGAATAATAACCCCTTTATTTGAGGAGATGCTATTTCGGGGTTATATATGGGGAAAATTCGATAAAAAATCAGAAAAATCAGAATACAATGGTGTAATAACCGGGATAACTGTAACACTACTTTTTGGTATCTGGCACTTAGGTTATGTGGACGTGTTTCTCATTCATCCTTTGAAAGTTGGAAATCTAACCATACTGCTGCTATCCAAACTAGCCATAGGTCTTGTTTTGGGTCTGTTAGTAGGTTACGCCCGTTTAAAAACCGGAAAAACTTACCTCTCCATTATCCTGCATGGATTATGGAATGTAATGGCGCCTTAA
- a CDS encoding helix-turn-helix transcriptional regulator, with protein sequence MKNKLKVLRAMHDLTQEGLARELGVTRQTIIAIERNKYDPSLSLAFKMAQFFQVKIEEIFSPEE encoded by the coding sequence ATGAAAAATAAACTAAAAGTTTTAAGGGCCATGCATGATCTCACCCAGGAGGGACTGGCCCGGGAGCTGGGTGTGACCCGTCAGACCATCATTGCAATTGAGCGAAACAAATATGATCCATCCCTTAGCCTGGCCTTTAAGATGGCCCAGTTCTTCCAGGTTAAAATAGAGGAAATATTCAGTCCCGAAGAGTGA
- a CDS encoding DUF2178 domain-containing protein: MNLQRLGMILKITSGFVTALWVVGLVIGNIYLVLLAFIILLMVIPVIYVYRDNLKEIFQGDPTVIVEDERTQLINEKAATMTLGISVAVLIYVAVVVIALRNSYPQYKPWDMPC; the protein is encoded by the coding sequence ATGAACTTGCAAAGATTGGGAATGATTCTAAAGATAACTTCGGGGTTTGTTACCGCTCTATGGGTAGTGGGGCTGGTGATAGGGAATATTTATCTGGTTTTACTGGCCTTCATAATACTTTTAATGGTGATACCAGTTATTTACGTTTATAGGGATAATCTAAAGGAAATCTTCCAGGGTGACCCTACGGTTATTGTGGAAGATGAGCGAACCCAATTAATAAATGAAAAGGCAGCAACCATGACATTAGGAATCTCAGTTGCGGTACTTATCTACGTGGCAGTGGTAGTTATTGCCCTGCGAAATAGTTATCCTCAATATAAACCGTGGGATATGCCTTGTTAG
- a CDS encoding flavodoxin family protein produces MSKVIMICASPRKKSNTMAVLEECAHILESEGLEVEIISLRKRKIDSCQACGSCAKIKKCILDDGLNEIIEKVRVADGFIVGSPVYFGTARGDLMAALQRMGMVSMASDQYLSWKVGGPIAVARRGGHTATIQELLMFYFINDMIVPGSTYWNMVFAHAPGETANDEEGIKTVRRFAENVGKLIKKIKQ; encoded by the coding sequence ATGAGTAAGGTAATTATGATATGTGCCAGTCCCCGTAAAAAGAGCAATACCATGGCAGTTTTAGAAGAATGCGCCCATATTCTTGAATCTGAAGGTCTGGAAGTGGAAATTATATCCCTCCGGAAAAGGAAAATTGATTCCTGTCAAGCCTGTGGAAGCTGTGCCAAGATTAAAAAGTGCATACTGGATGACGGCCTTAACGAGATCATTGAAAAAGTCCGTGTGGCAGATGGATTCATTGTTGGCAGCCCAGTCTACTTTGGAACTGCTCGTGGAGATTTAATGGCCGCTTTGCAGAGGATGGGAATGGTCAGCATGGCCAGTGACCAATACCTATCTTGGAAGGTAGGAGGACCCATAGCCGTGGCCCGGAGAGGGGGGCACACAGCCACCATCCAGGAACTTCTGATGTTCTACTTCATAAACGACATGATCGTGCCCGGCAGCACCTACTGGAACATGGTATTTGCTCATGCCCCCGGAGAAACCGCCAATGATGAGGAAGGTATTAAAACCGTCCGTCGCTTCGCTGAGAATGTGGGGAAGTTGATAAAGAAGATTAAACAATAG
- a CDS encoding class I SAM-dependent DNA methyltransferase translates to MGEQELYRKYAGYYDLIYNWMDYPGEADFIKKAVSHHKKSGGNELLDVACGTGGHALFLQDDFQILGVDINPEMLDLAREKLPRVNFIQSDMKKLDLGLKFDVIICLFSAINYHTHLEELEETFQRFYQHLHVGGVLLFDLGFCLENWEEGRMLVDAVVEGELQLARISQSRLQDGVFNANFVFLIKEEGKVDFEVDQHQIGVFPTLKVQDVLCEMGFECYIYNGYQEEIWDPDSDERPVFVCIKE, encoded by the coding sequence ATGGGAGAACAAGAGCTTTATAGAAAGTATGCTGGTTACTACGATCTCATCTATAATTGGATGGACTATCCTGGTGAAGCTGATTTTATAAAAAAGGCCGTGTCACATCACAAAAAATCAGGGGGAAATGAGCTTCTGGATGTAGCCTGCGGAACTGGTGGACACGCCCTATTCCTCCAGGATGACTTTCAAATTCTAGGAGTAGATATTAACCCAGAGATGCTAGATTTAGCCCGGGAAAAGCTTCCCAGAGTAAATTTCATACAGTCCGATATGAAAAAACTCGACCTGGGCTTGAAATTTGATGTGATAATCTGTCTCTTCTCAGCCATAAATTACCATACCCATCTGGAAGAACTGGAGGAAACCTTCCAGAGATTCTACCAGCACTTACATGTAGGTGGGGTTCTACTCTTTGATCTGGGTTTTTGCCTGGAAAACTGGGAAGAAGGACGTATGCTGGTGGACGCGGTGGTGGAAGGGGAACTGCAGTTGGCTCGCATATCCCAAAGTCGTTTGCAGGACGGAGTTTTCAACGCCAACTTCGTTTTTCTAATAAAAGAAGAGGGTAAGGTAGATTTTGAAGTTGACCAACACCAGATTGGAGTGTTTCCCACCTTAAAAGTCCAGGACGTCCTCTGTGAAATGGGTTTTGAATGTTATATTTATAATGGATACCAAGAAGAAATATGGGACCCTGATTCTGATGAAAGACCCGTGTTCGTATGTATAAAAGAATAG
- a CDS encoding NifB/NifX family molybdenum-iron cluster-binding protein, with the protein MRIAIASTDKLNVDHFGRALGFFVYLWEGKDPEMVEYRETNINPQKKHQWAEGLSKLDDCEVIIVAQAGMKAKYGIKQAGLKLVEEEGTVEEVLERFIKHEEFMANI; encoded by the coding sequence ATGCGAATAGCAATAGCATCCACAGATAAATTAAATGTAGATCACTTTGGAAGGGCCCTAGGGTTCTTTGTCTACTTGTGGGAAGGAAAGGATCCGGAGATGGTAGAGTACCGGGAGACCAACATCAACCCCCAGAAAAAACACCAGTGGGCAGAAGGATTGAGTAAACTGGATGACTGTGAAGTTATTATTGTGGCCCAGGCTGGTATGAAAGCCAAGTACGGTATTAAACAGGCTGGTTTGAAGCTGGTTGAAGAAGAAGGGACTGTTGAAGAAGTATTAGAACGTTTCATTAAACATGAAGAGTTTATGGCCAATATTTAA
- a CDS encoding 30S ribosomal protein S3ae, with the protein MAKARRRRVRDTWKDKQWYKITTPKEFGESEIGTTPARDPNLLLSRKVEATMRELSGDFSKQYVKLRFQISDVAGDTAHTRFMGHQVTTDYVRSMIRRGTSRIDAIMKLETKDGKKLKVHMLAITIKRAKSSQQRYIRETMEKLVKETAANKTLNELVEDIIKGKLASSVYHETKKIYPLKRVETIKTRVIDEK; encoded by the coding sequence ATGGCTAAAGCAAGAAGAAGAAGAGTACGTGATACATGGAAAGATAAACAATGGTACAAAATTACCACTCCTAAAGAATTCGGGGAATCTGAAATAGGTACCACCCCCGCCCGTGATCCTAATTTATTACTGAGCAGAAAGGTCGAAGCAACCATGAGGGAGCTTAGCGGAGACTTCAGCAAACAGTACGTCAAGTTACGATTTCAGATTTCTGATGTAGCCGGAGATACCGCCCATACCCGCTTTATGGGGCACCAAGTAACGACTGACTATGTTCGCAGTATGATTCGGAGGGGAACCAGCCGAATAGACGCTATAATGAAGCTGGAAACCAAAGACGGCAAGAAGTTAAAGGTGCATATGCTGGCCATTACCATCAAGAGAGCTAAATCATCCCAGCAACGCTATATACGGGAGACTATGGAAAAATTAGTTAAAGAAACTGCCGCGAATAAAACATTAAATGAACTGGTGGAAGATATCATCAAAGGTAAACTGGCTTCCAGCGTGTACCACGAAACAAAAAAGATCTACCCTCTCAAACGGGTGGAAACCATCAAAACCCGTGTTATTGACGAAAAATAA